GTTTGAACGCGATCCCAAAGTAACTGCAACTAAGGCTTAGCTATTCAATTTCCACCCGTGCATCAGATCCCATACTTCTCATACACCTCGAACCGCTCCGCGATCTGCTCGGGCGATAAATGAGTTTCGTCCAAAAGCTCTTCCGCCGTCATAGTTTCGACCCTCGATTTTGGGATCAGAGCACACAAAGCGAAAAGGTCCGCCTCTTTTTCTTTCCGTGTCCGCTCGCCGACGCGGTGGAAATTCGCCGTCGCCCCGGTCTCCGGCACGTGCAGCAGAAAATGGCCAAGCTCGTGAAACATAACGAACATTCGTTGTGCCTGAGGCAGTCGGCTGTCAACCGCGATATAGTCCTTTCCTTTAAGCCGAAAATAAAATCCGCCGGTCGCAAGCGGCATTTCTTGATACGTCACCTTGAACCGCCGGCATAGCCTGAAAGCATCAGCTTCCGTCAATACACGTTCGTTCCAGCCGATCTTGAGCTGCTTTATTTTTTCGACAAGGAAATGCATATATGGGAGTATGTATCACTGATGCAATTTTCAAATGATAGCGAAACATCGAAAACAGCGCAAGGAATTTGCTATTCGGCGGAAAGGGAGTGGTCGATGGCGCGTTTTGCGTCCATTATCGCAGCATACTTCTGATCATCGGTAAAGCCCGCCCAACCGCGGAAAAATACGACATCGAAATCGCTCGGATATTCGCGTCCTTCGACCGTAAACCATTCCTGCATAATGGCTTGCGGGTCGTTAAGACGAGCGATCGCCTCGCGCACGCTGAAGACAGCGGACGATGTCAATGCCGTTCTTGCATTGCCGAACCGTTCGTCGAGTTTTTCGTCGATCATCTGCGATATCTTCTCTTCGATGAACCGGCCGAGGCTCATCGGAGCCGTGTCGCCTGCGTACATCTCGCCGCGGCCTGACAGCAGCCAGTTAAGCGAGACCCCCGTCTCATCCGCGATCTTTATCAGCACTTCAGGTGCCGGCAGGCGGCCGTTGAAATAGTTCCTGACCGTCGCGTGCGGCAGTTCGAGCCGCCTTGCCACATCGGCCATCGTGTCGCCCTCAAATGTTCGCTTCAAACGCTCGACAAATTCCTTGTTCATATTCGCTCTAATTCGCTGTTATTTGCTGTAACGTCCGTTTATTCCAATATGCCGAATGTTAACCCAGTACTCCGCATGACGCAATCGCACATCGCAGATGCCGGCACAAAAGGATGCGAACCGCCACGACCGGAGCCCTTTGTCTCTTCCTCCTCTGCGGTCTCTGCGGCCTTTGCGTTTGATATCTGCTTATCACTTGCGGCGTACATTGCTTGACACAGGCTGCGCGCGAAACGTATATTTTCAGTTCGGCCTCGAACGCCAAAACCCGTTCGCCCGGTGCTTGTTGACAGTCTCAAAGTGCGTTGCTTGCTCGGCTTTTCTGACCGTTCGGCTCACTTTCCAACGCTCCCGGCCGCCGCTTTGACAAGCCACCCTAGCTCAGTTGGTAGAGCATTCGATTCGTAATCGAAAGGTCGTCGGTTCAAATCCGACGGGTGGCTCCACATCTCCGCCGGACCGCAGGCAGCCTGCTCGCAGGCATTTTTCAGTCGATCTTCCAATCGAACAAATTTCTAGAACTCTTACACCGGATATCGCCTGTGCCGACGCGCGGGCTTCTGTAGCCTAAGCAGGCAGGTAGCCTGCGGGTCTACCAGGGAGAACCGCTTTCGTGAGGAAGTGGCTATGATGCAGGCTGGCAGCCTGCGCTCCGGCGGAAATGCCACGCTCTTCACGAGCGGGGTATTTTGTTAAAGAACGAAGTTGCAGAATCCCGCGCGTAAGCAAGGGCGATAGCGAACGACCAAAGCTTACAAAATGATCACAGGCATCTTCCGACGAAGCTCCACCCGTATGACGACGCTCCGGATATCGCCCTTGCTCACGCGCGGGCCTCTGCACTCTCGGGGCAGATGGTTTTGAAGGGGCAGTAGGTGCAGTTGGCGACGGACGGCGTCGCGGTGTGGTCGCCGGCGAGTATGCGCGCGGCGAGTGCGTGGGCTTCGGCGTCGAGAGCGGCAAATGCATCGCCGCTCCATTCGTGAAGCGTGTCGTGGCGGAGATAGGCGATCACTGCCCGCTGCCTGTCGAAAGCCTTTGCATACGCCCATAGTTGGAACTGATGTTCGTCGGGGTGCATTTCGGAGTCGGTCTTGAAATCGAGCACGACGTCGTCGGTCACATAATCAGCGTTGCCGTGTATATTCAGCCCGCCGGCCGACGTCTTGAAAGGCACTTCGTAACGAGCGAGGTCAGAACGCACGCCGTCAAATTGCGGCGATCCGCGGAAAACGTTCGCCAGCCGCAACGCCTCTGACAGATCCTCATCTGTCGCATCGACGGTAAAATCCCGCAGCTCATCGACCGAATAGACCTCCATCTCCAGGGCCTGATGCGTCAGCGACCCGATCTTGGCGGCGTTCGATCCGCCTTCGCCCGCGATGCCGGGATGGCCTTCGATAAATTGATAGCGGAATTGTTTCGGGCATTTCGCATAAACCGAAAGCCCCGTCGCCGTTACCGAAGCGGGAACAGCCGGAATGGTGTCGAGCATTTCTTCAATGTCTGCCGCCGCGGCTGCCGTTGCGCGAGGCGTGGGTGGCTTTGCCTTCTGCTCGTCAAAAGGTATGAACTGCGGTTCGATGCCGGCGTTTGCCAGCCCTTCGTTCAATATCTTGAGCGCGTATTTGTCGTGCTCCGTTGCCGACAAAACGACACATTGCTTTGCGCGCGTGATCGCGACGTAGAGCAGACGCCGCAGCTCTGCCTCTTCGCGGCGTTTTTTGCGGGCGCGTATCAGCTTGAATATCGCTCCCTGTTCGCGTTCGGCGTCCTCGCCTTCGACCGAGAATGTCACGCCTATCTCTTCATCTATCAATAGTTTAGAGCTGTCCGACTTCGGCATTCGTGCCAGGTCCGGCACGAAAACGACGTCCCATTCCAGGCCTTTTGCCTTGTGAATTGTCATCAGTGACACGGCGTCGCCCGCCTGTATCTGCGGCCGCGGGACCTCGGCCTCGGCTCGCAGCAATTCGCGTATCGAACGCACGACGCCGAACACGTCCGAACGGCCTTCGGAGCCGAGATCGCGTATGAATTCACGGATCCCGCGAAGGTCAGCGGAGCGGCGGTTCGACTGCGGCAGATTTGCTACTATCGCGGAATATCCCGTTATGCGGTCCGCGAGAGCGATAACCGCATCGGCAGTCAGCGTGCGGCTCTGTTCCAAAAGCTCCGTCAACATCGCCGCTTCTTTTTCAAATTCGGACCGGCGTCGAATTGCGTCCCACCAGACGATGTCGCGGCCTTCGGCAAGTGCGGCGGCAAGCAATTTTGTGTCGCTGACCGCAAAGAAAGGGCTCCGTAGCAAAGCGACGAGCGGCAGGTTGTCCTCGGGCCGAGCGAGAAACTGCAGCAGCGAATAGATGTCCGTCGCCTCGCGCGTCTCCAGCAGGCTGCCGCCGCCGAAATGCACCGCCGGAATGCCGCGGGCGAGCAGTGCGTCCAAATAGATATCGAGCGGTTGCCAGACGCGGGCTAGTATCGCTATGTCCTTATATGCGACGTTGTTTTCGGCGTGGAGCGAGGCGATCTTTTCCGCGATAAAGTCAGCCTCGATCCGCTGCAGCATATGCTTGCCGATGCCTTCGCCTTCCGTCACGTGCAGCGAGATGAACGGCGGCGGATGGGCGGTGTCCTCGGTGAACGCATTCAGATCCTGATGAATGGTGCCAAGCACCGTACGGAATACAGCGTTCGTATTTTCCACCAGTGCTGAGTGCGAACGGTACGACAGGCTGAGCTCGACCTGTTGGCCGCCAAGCTCGCTGACGATGCGCCCGCGAAACCTGGCGAAAACGTCAACGTCCGCACCGCGAAAACCGTATATCGACTGTTTTTCATCGCCGACGATGGTCAGCTGCGTGCCTGCGCAGAGGCTCTCGATGATCGCTGCTTGTATGGGGTTCGTGTCCTGAAACTCGTCCACTAATATCGCCTTCCAACGCTCGGCGTAATGTGCGACGGCCTCTTTGTTCTTGAGTATCTCGTGTGCGTTCAGTTCCAGGTCATTGAAATCGACCAGCTTGTTCTTCAGCTTTTCCTCTCGTAAGAATTGCCGGACCAACCGATACGCATCTGCCAACGCATCGATCATTTCGGCGACCGCCTCGTCGGCAGGGCCGAAATCAACGACAGCAAGCCCGGCATGTTCGCGCGTTTGATCGCGTAAGTTTTTGAGCAGTTCGCGTACGATCTCGAGCTGACCCTCGTTCCAGTTGGCCTTTGCTCCAACGTTGCCAGGCCTATGAATATTGAAAACATCGAGTATCGGCTTCAGAGAAACGGTGCGGCTGGCGTCGCTCATCGCATTCACGGCATCTGCGCGGGCGGCTTCCAGTTTGTCGCCGGCGGGGCCTTGGATGCTCTTCAGATTTCCTTCTGTCAGCCGCCAAAAGTCCGAATTGATAAGTTCCAAAGCCTCTTGACGGCGCATTTCGTCAAACTTGGCGGCCCAATGATCGGTGCCTTGCCCGAGAGCGGCGTCCGAGCGAAAAGGGTCTTTCAGCAGTTCGGCAACGGCTTCGTTGATGAACGAGAAGCCCACCAGCTTTACGGTTTCGGGCGGTATTTGCGCGATGGCCTCGTCAAATTTTTCCAGCTCCCAGAGTTTCGACGTCACGTCGTCCATGATCTCGAAATCGGGCGGCAGGCCGGCGATGTCGTAATGGTCGCGGCAGATGCGTGCGGACAGCGAGTGGATGGTACTGATCTGTGCGGCCTCGAGTTCTGCGATGGTCTCTTCGCTAGCACCTTCCTCGATCAGGACCTTTCTGATGCGCGAACGAAGCTCAGCGGCGGCCTTTTCAGTAAATGTAACGGCAACTATCGAGAGCGGCGACAGGCCGTCCACGCTGACGTGGTGCAGATAACGGTGCGATAGCATCGCCGTTTTGCCCGTGCCGGCGCCGGCGGTCACGGCGACGCTAGTCGCTGCTGTCGCTGCCCGCTGCTGATCCGGATTTAGACTTACTCGTTCCACGTTTTTCTTTCCAGCCGATGGCCTTTTCTGCAGACCGCGGTGAAGTCACAATATTTACACGCCTCGTTCCTGCTGTCGGGGTCGATCGGGAAAGCACCCGCCGCTAGGCGTCCCTTGATCTTTTTGACCAACTCGGCGACGCGTTCTATGGTGTTGTCTCGTCCTGCGGGCAATTTCTTTGCCTTGGTCAGCGAATAGTAGTTGCTGTCGCCGACGTTTCCTTTTGGATATAGGGCCCTCAGCGCGACCTCCGCATAGACCGGGATCTGAACATCGATCTTCAGTTTTCCGGTTTCGTCCTTTGCCCCGTTCGGTTTTACGGAGCTCGTTTTGTAATCGATGGCGATCAGTTTGCCGCCCAGCCTATCGATGCGGTCGATCCAGCCCGTCAGGCGGAGCCCGAGCCATGTCGTTTCGAACTTTTTTTCAGCGGCAATTATCGTGCTGCCTTCCGGCAGAAAATCGTCTGCCTTGATCGCCCTCTCCAGCGTTCTCAGGTGCTCGTCCGCCTGCAGCTCCCAGTTCGTATACGCGGGAAGTTCGACATCAGGGTCTTCTTCCGCTGCGCGGAATGCGGCCTCCAAAGCTTCGAGTATCGCGGTCCTTTGATCCGGTGCGTCGAGAGCGCTCAGCGTCGCAAGTTCGATCACCTTGTGATAGAACGATCCGCGGTGTGCGAAATCGAGTGCGGGCTCGAGCTCGTCGGGCTCGGCAAGATTGAGTAAACGCTGGGCGAACCACCGAAAACTGCATTGCCCGAATTGCGTGAACTGCGACACGCTCCAGCTGCGTTTCGCTGCGTCGATCGCGATGCCTGCGATGCCGTCGTATTCGTCGTAAACGGTGCCGACCTCGCGGTTCTTTTCGATCGCGAATCTGCGGCGTGCGTCTTCCAGTACGCCGTCTGTATCGCCCGCGGCGGTCAATAAAAATGCACGCCGTTCCTCCGGGCTGGCAGCAAACGGTTTTTCCTGAACGAACGCGGGTTCGAGCCCAAGACGGTCGAAGAATGGGCTTTTCAGCAGTTCGCCGCCGCTGCCCATTTCGGCGAAGGAGAGCGTCACGCCCCGCTTTGCCGCAAGCAGCGACAGGCAAAACGCGAGCGATTCCCAGCGGCCGACCTCGGCCGCCTCCTCGAATTCGATCCCGTGTTGAGCGAGCCGTTTGCGTTCGTAAAAATCGACCGCCGGATTATCGACCGCGTGTGCGGGAAAATGCCCTTCGGCGAGTCCGATGACGAAAAGGTGGTCGAACGACGAGCCGAAGATCGACTCAGGCCCGAGCAGTTCGACGCCGGCACGCGACGTCGAAAAAGGAACGGCCGTTTCCCACAACGCTTCAAGACAGATGGCACGGAATTGCGAAAAACTGAATCGCCGCTCCGCCTCGAGCTGCGACAGCGTCCGCATCTCGCTGAAAAACGCCTCGCGGGCGTTCATTTCTGCGCTGTCGGCGGCGGTGCGTGCCTCTACACGGAAACTCTCAAAAACACGGTCGATGTAGCCGAGCCAGCCCTTGAGAGTCTGCTGTTCCGGCGGCGCGAAAAATGATGTATCGATGCCCGCTTCTGCCCATTTGTCCAGGCCCGAAAAATGCTCCTGCCGAGCTTTTTCCAGCGTTTCGCTGCTGACGCCCGGCCCGAAACGATGCATCAGCAGCCGTACCGTCTCTTCGAACGGCATGCTGTTCTCAATGGTCTCGAGCAGCAGCCGAAGGAACTCGCCGAAGGAAGTGTGCAGAGCTGGAATACGCCGATGTATCTGGATCGGCATTCCGAATTCAGCCGCCACTGAGGCGAACGCGGGAGCAAAGTTTTCAGGTTTACGGCTGACGATCGCAATGCGGTGAGCGGGCGTGCCGTCGGCGATCAGACGCTTGCAGCGGCCGAGCACACCGCGGACCTCTGCATCGATGTTCTCGAATTTCAGCGCCGGAGCGGGAACTTCGCCCGAGATCCCAAAGAATTTCCTCGCCAAAGCGGCACCTGAACGATCGTCTTCGCCCTGTTCGGAGTTTTGCTTGGTCCAGCCGCGCATTTCCAGCCAATCGGCCCATCGGCGGTTCGTCTGAAAAACGGCGTCATCGCCGCAGGGCAGGTACAAGATGCTTCCGTCGCCGGCCGCTGCGTCGATGAACTCGATCTCTTCATGACGCGCCCTGAAATGCCCCCAGATGAGCAGCGGGATCGTGTCGGGGCCGAGCCGTGACGCGCGGATCAATATCTCTTCATCGTCCACTGCGGCGATGTTTGCGAGCTCCTCGCGATAGCCGATAACGATCTTTGCCAGGTCGGTAACCCGCGGCGAGCCGAACTGCATGAGGTCATCGGTATCGATGCGTGTCCGCAGAATTGTCGTCAGGGTCTCGTTGATGCGAGCTGCATACGGGGCCGGATCGGTGCTGCTCAAAACACTCTTGATGACGCGTTTCAACAGGTATCGCGACCGCAGTTTCGGCAGCACTTTGAGTTCGTTGCGATGCAGTGTCTCGCGGGCCAGCTTTTCCAGCGTTTCGCAGGCGACGTTCAGTTCATTCGCGGCGTTCCGATGCGGCGTGATGACGGTCAGCCCTGCGGGGATCTCCGCAGGTGCCGTCGGGAACGGGTCTGTGATAACGATTCGCATCAGATGGTTGTCAATAGAGTATCGGTTCAAGTAAGATTTTTCGCAAGAATGGCGAGCCCGATCGTTCAATTTTTCGGCGTACAAAGCCAAGGGGAATACTAATGAGAACACAGTTGGTCATATTTTCGGTATTTACAATTTTATTTGTCGGGATGGCCGTTTCGGCACAGCGTCCCGCAGCAGATGACTGGCAGCTTGTCAGCTACAAGCTCGACCAGATGAACGTCGCTCTCGGTGATAAGAAGATCACGATGAGCGTCGATACGAAAGAAGGCCGCGTCGCCGGAAATTCAGGCTGCAACCGCTTTACGGGTGCGTTCAAATTCGAGGAAACCGGCCGTCTGAAGGTCGGCCCTATCGCAGGCACGATGATGGCTTGTCCTGAACCATGGATGACGTTCGAGCGAATGTTCCTAAAGACGCTCGAGGGGGCCGACGCGTTCTCTTTCGAAACGGGCGTGCTGACCGTCACCGACACCGATACGGGCAATTTTCTGCGGTTCAAACCGGCCGAAAAGCCGATGATCATGACCTGGTACGTCAATAAAAAGGTCGTTGACTGCATGGGAGCCGTAAAATCGAAGTGTCTGCAGGTAAAGGAAACCAAGGACGGCCAATGGCAGGATTTCTTCGGTCCGATACAGGGCTTCAATTTCCGCAAGGACTACTATTCAGTGATCGAGGTCGAACGCGTTCGACTGCCGGATCCGGCCGCAGGTGCATCTGCCTACGAACATCGTCTGATCCGCATCATCAAACAGACGAAAAAGGAAAAGGAACTTTAAGCCCGAGGCGCCGGGCATTTTATTAAAACTGAGATGAGTAAATCCGGCGTCGTCCTGATCATCTACACAACAAAATACAGGCTCGGCGGCCATCAGTTTCCGGTGGTCGCCGAAACTTTGGCTGCCGAAAAACGTGACGCCGGCAGCGAGGTGCTCGTACGCGCGGTCGAGAGCAAACGCTACGTTCTCGCCGCGATCGCCGAGGTTGCCGAGGGCGGAAAGCAGATCGCAGAGTTCATCTTCGTCGGGCATTCGGGAATGTACGGGCCGATGTTCGGCACTGTCGCTTTTCCCGAGCAGTTCTCGCCATACGAGTGGGAGCAGATTTCGATACCGTTCGCTGCGGACGGCTCGGCATCGTTCTACTGCTGCCGTTCTGCACGCTGGTTCGCACCGTTCTTCGCACGCACATTCGGCGTTCCGGCATACGGATTCTTTTGGTACACCACATTTTCCCGCGACAAAGAACGCTATGTTGCCGCCGGCGACAGCACGCGGCCGCCGCTCTACACCATCGGCTGCAAAGGCCGCAAATCACACGGCATCAAGGCAACATTTCAAAAGCGCCTGGGCATGATGCCCGCCGAGAAAATGAAGCGTTTCGAGCCGCGGCCGGCGAACGGAAACGCTTCGTATGACAAGGTC
This sequence is a window from Acidobacteriota bacterium. Protein-coding genes within it:
- a CDS encoding ImmA/IrrE family metallo-endopeptidase translates to MHFLVEKIKQLKIGWNERVLTEADAFRLCRRFKVTYQEMPLATGGFYFRLKGKDYIAVDSRLPQAQRMFVMFHELGHFLLHVPETGATANFHRVGERTRKEKEADLFALCALIPKSRVETMTAEELLDETHLSPEQIAERFEVYEKYGI
- a CDS encoding helix-turn-helix domain-containing protein; this translates as MNKEFVERLKRTFEGDTMADVARRLELPHATVRNYFNGRLPAPEVLIKIADETGVSLNWLLSGRGEMYAGDTAPMSLGRFIEEKISQMIDEKLDERFGNARTALTSSAVFSVREAIARLNDPQAIMQEWFTVEGREYPSDFDVVFFRGWAGFTDDQKYAAIMDAKRAIDHSLSAE
- a CDS encoding UvrD-helicase domain-containing protein, whose protein sequence is MERVSLNPDQQRAATAATSVAVTAGAGTGKTAMLSHRYLHHVSVDGLSPLSIVAVTFTEKAAAELRSRIRKVLIEEGASEETIAELEAAQISTIHSLSARICRDHYDIAGLPPDFEIMDDVTSKLWELEKFDEAIAQIPPETVKLVGFSFINEAVAELLKDPFRSDAALGQGTDHWAAKFDEMRRQEALELINSDFWRLTEGNLKSIQGPAGDKLEAARADAVNAMSDASRTVSLKPILDVFNIHRPGNVGAKANWNEGQLEIVRELLKNLRDQTREHAGLAVVDFGPADEAVAEMIDALADAYRLVRQFLREEKLKNKLVDFNDLELNAHEILKNKEAVAHYAERWKAILVDEFQDTNPIQAAIIESLCAGTQLTIVGDEKQSIYGFRGADVDVFARFRGRIVSELGGQQVELSLSYRSHSALVENTNAVFRTVLGTIHQDLNAFTEDTAHPPPFISLHVTEGEGIGKHMLQRIEADFIAEKIASLHAENNVAYKDIAILARVWQPLDIYLDALLARGIPAVHFGGGSLLETREATDIYSLLQFLARPEDNLPLVALLRSPFFAVSDTKLLAAALAEGRDIVWWDAIRRRSEFEKEAAMLTELLEQSRTLTADAVIALADRITGYSAIVANLPQSNRRSADLRGIREFIRDLGSEGRSDVFGVVRSIRELLRAEAEVPRPQIQAGDAVSLMTIHKAKGLEWDVVFVPDLARMPKSDSSKLLIDEEIGVTFSVEGEDAEREQGAIFKLIRARKKRREEAELRRLLYVAITRAKQCVVLSATEHDKYALKILNEGLANAGIEPQFIPFDEQKAKPPTPRATAAAAADIEEMLDTIPAVPASVTATGLSVYAKCPKQFRYQFIEGHPGIAGEGGSNAAKIGSLTHQALEMEVYSVDELRDFTVDATDEDLSEALRLANVFRGSPQFDGVRSDLARYEVPFKTSAGGLNIHGNADYVTDDVVLDFKTDSEMHPDEHQFQLWAYAKAFDRQRAVIAYLRHDTLHEWSGDAFAALDAEAHALAARILAGDHTATPSVANCTYCPFKTICPESAEARA
- a CDS encoding PD-(D/E)XK nuclease family protein; translated protein: MRIVITDPFPTAPAEIPAGLTVITPHRNAANELNVACETLEKLARETLHRNELKVLPKLRSRYLLKRVIKSVLSSTDPAPYAARINETLTTILRTRIDTDDLMQFGSPRVTDLAKIVIGYREELANIAAVDDEEILIRASRLGPDTIPLLIWGHFRARHEEIEFIDAAAGDGSILYLPCGDDAVFQTNRRWADWLEMRGWTKQNSEQGEDDRSGAALARKFFGISGEVPAPALKFENIDAEVRGVLGRCKRLIADGTPAHRIAIVSRKPENFAPAFASVAAEFGMPIQIHRRIPALHTSFGEFLRLLLETIENSMPFEETVRLLMHRFGPGVSSETLEKARQEHFSGLDKWAEAGIDTSFFAPPEQQTLKGWLGYIDRVFESFRVEARTAADSAEMNAREAFFSEMRTLSQLEAERRFSFSQFRAICLEALWETAVPFSTSRAGVELLGPESIFGSSFDHLFVIGLAEGHFPAHAVDNPAVDFYERKRLAQHGIEFEEAAEVGRWESLAFCLSLLAAKRGVTLSFAEMGSGGELLKSPFFDRLGLEPAFVQEKPFAASPEERRAFLLTAAGDTDGVLEDARRRFAIEKNREVGTVYDEYDGIAGIAIDAAKRSWSVSQFTQFGQCSFRWFAQRLLNLAEPDELEPALDFAHRGSFYHKVIELATLSALDAPDQRTAILEALEAAFRAAEEDPDVELPAYTNWELQADEHLRTLERAIKADDFLPEGSTIIAAEKKFETTWLGLRLTGWIDRIDRLGGKLIAIDYKTSSVKPNGAKDETGKLKIDVQIPVYAEVALRALYPKGNVGDSNYYSLTKAKKLPAGRDNTIERVAELVKKIKGRLAAGAFPIDPDSRNEACKYCDFTAVCRKGHRLERKTWNE
- a CDS encoding META and DUF4377 domain-containing protein → MRTQLVIFSVFTILFVGMAVSAQRPAADDWQLVSYKLDQMNVALGDKKITMSVDTKEGRVAGNSGCNRFTGAFKFEETGRLKVGPIAGTMMACPEPWMTFERMFLKTLEGADAFSFETGVLTVTDTDTGNFLRFKPAEKPMIMTWYVNKKVVDCMGAVKSKCLQVKETKDGQWQDFFGPIQGFNFRKDYYSVIEVERVRLPDPAAGASAYEHRLIRIIKQTKKEKEL